AAAAAATATCAGCCAATCCCAGGTACGGCGCCAACCGGGATTATCGTCCTTGCTGCGAAACTCAAAAGCCACTCCCCGGCCGATAAGAGCCATCAAGATTAAGAACAGCGCCAGGTAAAAGCCGCTGAACAACGTGGCGTACACATGGGGGAAAGCGGCAAACATGGCGCCGCCGGCCGTAATCATCCACACTTCGTTGCCATCCCATACCGGACCGACGGTATTGATGATTACCCGCCTCTCGGTGTCATTTTTCCCTAAGAAAGGCAACAAAATACCCACCCCGTAATCAAAACCCTCCAGCAGGAAAAAGCCGGTGAAAAGAACGGTAAGGAGTATAAACCACAGAACTGTCAGTTCCATAATGTCGCCCCCTTTGTAATAGGTTGTACCGGAGTCAGAGGAGTATCAACAGGTCCTTGTTTGGCAAATTTTTGCACGAGATAAACGGCTGCAGCCGCCAACAGACCGTAAACCAGCGTAAAGCCGATAAGAGATATCCAAATGCTGCCGGCGCCCACGGCCGGGGAAACAGCCTGATCCACCCGCTGCAGCCCGAATACGATCCACGGCTGCCGTCCGGTTTCCGTCAAAAACCAGCCGGTTGAATTGGCAATATACGGCAGCGGCAGCATCCATATAAGCCCTTTCAATAGCCACGGCGTTGTGGCAAGAGTGCCTTTTTTCGCGAAATACGCCGCCAGCAGCAGCATTAGGATCATGATACCCCCGGCAGCTATCATAATCCGAAAGCTCCAGAATACCGGCGTTACCGGCGGAACGTAGTTGCCGGGACCATATTTAGCTATATATTCTTTTTCGATGTCTTTGATTCCTTTTACTTCACCTGCCGGCGAATTATACATCAACAATGATAGCGCGTTGGGTATTTTAATTTCAAAAGGATTGGTCTTTTTCGTCTCGTCAATCACGGCAGCCACCCCGAATGGCGCCGGGTTGGCCGTCTCCCACAAAGCTTCCGCGGCCGCCAGTTTCATCGGCTGAGCCTTGCCCATAAATTGAGCTTGCAAATGCCCGGTTCCCATGACCAGCAGCAAACCCGCCACAGCCCAGGCCAGGCCAAATTTCATTGAGGTGCGGAAGAAGTCCGGATAAGATTGCCGCAAGAGCTGCCAGGCGCTGATTGCCACCACAAATACCCCGGCGGTAACCATGCCGGAAAATAGGACGTGGGCAAATTGATGCCAGGCATACGGATTGGTCAACAGGGCCGCAAAGTTTGTCATTTCCGCCCGGCCGTTATTGATGGCGTATCCCACCGGCGACTGCATAAAGGAGTTGGCCACCAAAATCCAGAAAGCCGACAGGTTGCTGGCAAAAGCCACCATCCATATGCTTAGGGCATGGAGTGCCTTCGGCAAGCGGTCCCAGCCGAATATCCACAACCCCAGGAAAGTAGACTCCAGATAAAAAGCCGTGAGCGCTTCCATCGCCAGCGGCGCGCCGAAAATATCCCCCATGAAGCGGGAATATTCGGACCAGTTCATCCCAAAATGAAATTCCTGCACAATACCGGTAACAACACCCATGATGAAATTGATCAGGAACAGTTTTCCCCAAAACTTGGTCTGCTGTTTGTACAATTCATTACCTGTCCGGACATACATAGTTTCCAAAATGGCGATAAAAATAGTCAATCCCAATGTCATTGGCACAAATAAAAAGTGATAAACAGAAGTAATGCCAAATTGCCATCTGGCAAGCAACAGCTCACTCATTTTCCTATCCCTCCATGTTCATGTTTTTCGTCCGTCGCCGGTGAAGCGAAGGAAACACCCCTGCCGGGCGGCAACCTGGACAAATGCAGTACCACCCGGAACGCATAATCGGCGGCCTGATTCAATTGCACCCCATCTCACCTCCGCTTTCCATAAAATATATTATACTGAAACGGTATAGTATTAGTTCTATTTTACCTCTTTATTTTTTTAAATTCAAGATGTCTTTTAATAATTTTTATTTATTACTTATATTTCTTTTACCAGCCTGTTCTTCAACTTGTCTGCCGCATTTATCTTTCTTTTCCTTTTTATTTAAATACTTCAAATATAATTCCAATTTATTAAAGAAGTCTTAAAATTTACTTAACAAATAAGTAGAAAATTTCTCTATAATTTATACTATAGCTATTTCTAGATTAATGGGGAATTTTGTCGCACTGTTGCAAAATGTAAAAATCAGGAGGTTTCAAAAAATGTTTATTCCAAAGAAGCAAAAAGTATTTTCAGCCTTTATTCTATCCCTAATCATCTCTTTTGTCTTAGCCTTTAACGGCATTGCTTTCGCAGCCGTTAACGGCGACACAATCGCCCTTACTGTCCTTACGGTCAACGACTTCCATGGCGCTATCGCCGACAAGGGCACAGGCAAGGATCCCGGCGCCGCCAAACTGGCCGCCTTCCTAAAACAAGAAAAAGCAAAAGATCCGACAGGTACTCTTCTCCTGTCGGCAGGCGACATGTTCCAGGGATCGGCTGATTCCAATCTTGTCTACGGAAAATCGATAGTCGAAGTCATGAACTCGGTCGGTTTCGATGCCATGTCCCTTGGCAATCACGAATTCGACTGGGGTATCGACACCTTGATGAAAATGAAAGCCCAGGCCAATTTCCCCTGGGGCGCAGCCAACATTAAGAGCAGTAACGGCCAATTGCCGGCTTTCGCCCGTCCGTCGGTGCTGACTCCTGTTCCCTACATTTTTGTTACCCGGGAAAACCTCAAAATCGGGATTATTCCGCTGGCAACGCCGGAAACAGCCTTTAAAGCCAATCCAAAAATCGTTGGCCAGTATAGATTCGAGGAGCCATCGGCAACCGTGAAAGATCTGGCCCAAAAGCTTAGGTCCAAAGGCGCGCAAGTAATCATCGTTTTGTCTCACCTGGGTGCAGATCAAAACTCGACTACCCAACAAATTACCGGTGAAGCTGCCGACCTGGCCAACAAATTGCCTGTCGGCACTGTTGACGCCATTGTTACCGGTCATACTCATACGGCTGTAGCCGGGACGGTAAACAATATTCCCATGGTCCAGGCCTTAAACAACGGCCAGCGTGTGGGCAAGATCCTGCTTAATTATTCAAAGGCGCAAGGAAAGGTAATTAGCTCAACCCCTACCCTCATGAACTTGACGACCATGACCTTAACCGGTGATAGGACTGCCCAGGCTATCGTCGACAAATACGCCGCGCAAATCGCTCCTATCAAGAACACTGTCCTCGGCTCAACAAAATATGACCTAACCCATGATAGATATGGCAGCAATGTATCCCTCCTTGGAGAATGGGCCACCGATGTTATGCGCGCCGCTGTTGGCGCTGACTTTGCTTTCCAAAACGGCGGCGGCCTGCGCACTACCATCTACGCCGGCAACGTCACCGTCGGCAACATGTATGAAGTCATGCCCTTCGACAATACCTTAAATACCATGGACATGACCGGCGCCCAAATCATCCAGGTGCTGGATTACGGCATCAAGAACACAACCATCGGCATGCTGCAGTTCTCCGGGGCCAATGTTGTATACGACGGCTCCCGCCCCGCCGGCTCAAGAATCGTATCGGTTACTATGCCTGACGGCAGCCAAATCAACACCGCCAAAAAATATAAAGTTGTAACCAACGATTTCATGGCCACCGGCGGCGACGGCTATACCACGTTTAAACAGGCATCGAACATTGTTGAAACCGGTGTTCCCGTGCGGGATACGCTGTCGGATGCCGTAAAAAAAGCAGGCCAAATCGCTTTCACCGGCGACAATCGCTTGACAATCAAATAAAGCTATTAAACTGTCACTAGGAGGATAAACGTGAACAAAAAAGTAATTCTAGCCCTGGGCATGATGTGCTCCGCCACAATAGCGCTCAACGTTGGTTATGCGGCGCCGATGACCGATTATTCCCAGGGAAAGGTATCCATTGACCTTACCATCGCCAATTCTAATGATGTCAAGGTAAACACTTCAACAGACGGCTTTGGCTCATTCGACACCAGCTATGACGGCAAAAACTCCGTCCTTGATCTCGGTCTGACAATCGGACTGGGAAAGTTCGGCATCCAATACCGGGACTTCGCGCCGAAAACTAAGACTACTTATATTGACGAGTATCTTTCCAATGCCAATTATGAAGCTAAATTTAAGGAATTTAACGTGCTCTACAAACTTAACAATTACAGCGCCGCTTTCATTGGCTATCATCAAGCTAAAGGAAGTGTTCAACTCGATTATGGCGATCCGGTCATCAGCAACCCTACTTTTTCATCTGATACAAAAAATACCATGCAAATCGGTTTAATAGGAAAAACACCCCTGGCCAAAGATCTTGACCTATTCGGCATTGTTGCTTTCGGTGGCGATCTGTCCAATTACGAGATCGGACTTGCCCAGAGAATTAGCAAAGACATGGATTTTAATATCGGCTATCGGGAAAAACATGCCGACAACCTCAATTTTTATGATTCTGTGAGTGATAGTACCTTCCGCCATGATGTCAAAGTAAGCGGTTGGAATTATGGTCTAACCTTCCGCTTCGATACAAAATAAACTTTCGCCTGTGTTTGGGCTTAATGCCAAAGAGGCTGAGAGAAAAATTCTCTCAGCCTCTTTTTTGTATTCCTTATTCCTCTTTCTCTAACGCTGCCACCAGGACAAGAAGAAGGAATCATTATTCTCATAGGCGTCATGATCGGCGCGGAAATGGATAAACACACCATTCGCCATATAACCGACGCTTATCAATTGATCATCGCCGTCATAGAAGAAAACCGCATCGGTAACATAATGGCCATGGTGCCAGAATCCTTCATTATTATGCCACTTGTAAGCACGGTATCCGGGAAATCTATTGTTCCACTCCCGATCCTGAATGCGCTCAAGCTGATAGCGCCCTCTCATAGAATTGTACCTTTCATGCCATTTAAACGGTAATTTTTTATCCGCATCATAATCATTATGGTAGGTACGGTGCCACTTGCTGTTATTGTCATAATGTTGGTACTGCCCGCGGCCTTTATCGTTATAATGTCCCCTGTTATGCTGATCGCGAGCGCTCACTGTCACGGACATCAGCAAAAGAACTGACAAGGTTACAACGAAAAGTAACAGTTTTTTCATTTCATTAACCTCCCCCTAATTATTTACCCGCACAAGGAAAGACTAATATTTTCCAGCCTCATACTTACAGTTGTTTATTGCCGATCCAAAAATAGTTTAAAATTGATAACCAAATATTTGAAATTCCCGGCGATCACCTTCCCCCTTGGACTAAATAATCACCAAATAAAATAATACTTGATTCATTAGTATTAATTGGTGTAAATAATATAACTTGTTGTACCAAACTTTTCATTTAATCTCTCATTCTGGGTTTGCTTCTAGTATCTAGTATGAGGAAAGATTGTTACAAAATTGTTACAGAATTATTACAAAATCGAGACCCTTTCAGGCAAACGGAAGCACCTTATCGTCAATAGTAGGCGTAGCTGGTGTTGATTCTTTTCATGATTTTTGATATCTCATCGCTGCCTTCATTGATCAAAATTTGTATTTCCCCTTTTCTGCTTTATTTTGTTCCCGGCGGCCGGCGGCGGTTTTGCGGCCGGAGTGTCCCATTGATCGCGAAAATGACACATCCGCGGCGTAAAGGGTTATGCTTCCTTTTGTCGAAATAAATAATAAGTTGTTCTGTAAATTTTCAGGAAAGAAGTTGTCCTATGTCGGCTGTTACTACCTTTGCGCCTGTTGATAATATCATCCTGTATTTAGGCATCGCCGCTGTTTTCGAGGCTTTAGCCGTCTACCTCCTCCAGTTCCGCAAGACACCGGGCGCCATGATGCTGGTATATTGCCAGCTCTGCAAAGGTATCTGGATTGCGGCCAAAGTTTTCTGCGGTATGAGTCCCGACTTGCCTACAAAATTGTTCTGGGCCAGATTTACCGAATGGATGCCGCTGCTGCTTATCTATTTCTGGTTTGAGTTTATCTGGGAAGTCAGCCGGCCGCAGGAAAAATTCGCCGCGGCGGTGCGGTATGCCATCCGGGGAATAACTGCCGGCCTGGTGCTGGTGATCGGCTTTGACAGTCCGCTTGGTTGGTATTACGGACCTATAACCTTGGACGGTCAGTTGCTGACCATCGCGTTCGGACCGGCGGCCTGGGTGACTATGGTGTTTTGTTATGCCCTGAATCTGATCTCTCTTGGCCTATCGGTCCGCTGGATATACTCTACCCAAGGTCTCCGGCGTCAGCAGGCCGTTGTGCTTGCGGTGACGCCGCTATTCAATTTTATCGGCCACATTCTGAGCTATACCCTGAACCTGCAGGCGGTATCGCCGCAAATCGTCGGGCAGCTATTGTCGGCTTGTTACATAACCTGGGTCTTTTACCGCTGGCGGGTATACAGCATCCTGCCGCTGGCACAGGATGCCGTTACCCACGATATGATCGACGGCCTGGTGGTTGTGGATGAAAAAGGCTACATTGTCGACCTAAATCCGGCAGCGCAAGCCATCCTTACCGGCCTGCCGGCAGTTGTGGGCGAACCCTTTCAAAAAGTCGCCGCCGCCTGGCCGGCACTCTCTGGCATTGGTGACGGCGACCGGCCGGAAACACGCGAGGCATCCCGCGAATATAACACTGAGCACTTTTTTTATCAGCTACGGTCCCTGCCGCTCACAACGCCGCAGGGCAATCCACTCGGCAAAACCATCCTCTTGAAAGACATCACCAGACAAAAACAAGACGAAAAGAAAATGCTGGAAGCGGAAAAGGCCCTGTCCATCCTCACCGAGCGGGAACGGCTGGGCCGGGAACTGCACGACGGTCATGGCCAGCTATGGAGTTATTTCCAGGTGCAGGTGGAAGCCGTCCGGTCGCAGCTGGAAAAAAATAACCCCGTTCAGGCTGGAATGCTCCTGGATAAACTAGCCAATAACATGCAGGGCATGCATGTCGATATCAGGGAATCCATCACCGGCCTGCAGCTTGCAGGTACTGCCGAACAAGGCATCTGGCAGTCACTGGAGGAATACCTGCAGTGGTTTAAACAAAACTATGAAATTGCCGCCACCCTCACCATCAGCCAGGAGTTTATCCCCGGGCTGCTGCCGCCGACCACCGAAGTGCAGCTCTTGCGCATTATTCAGGAAGCACTGACCAATATCCGCAAACACGCCAACGCCCGCCAGGTCAGCATCACGATTACGGCGAGCGGCGGCCGGGTGGATATCGAGGTAGTAGATGACGGCAGCGGCTTTGACATGGCGGCGGCAATGGCGAAAAAGGGCCGCTTTGGCCTGAAAATCATGCAGGAGCGGGCCGATGAGATCGGCGCCACACTCCGCATCAAGACCAAACCGAAGGTCGGAACCTGGCTCAGCTTGCAAATCCCGGTGACAGACGGAAAGGAAATGGTGGTATGAGAATACTGTTAGTGGACGATCACCCCTTGTTTATGGATGGACTAAAAGATCTCCTGACCGCCAATGATATCGAGGTGACAGGCACGGCGACCAATATCCGGGACGCCGTCCTTAAGGCCAGGGCCACGCGGCCCGATGTCATTCTGATGGATGTACAGATGCCGGGCGGCGACGGAATTGAGGCTGCCCGGCTCGTTAAAGCCGAATTCCCGGAAATCAGAATCGTCATGCTCACCGTGTCACAGAATGACAAGCATTTATTCGAGGCGATTAAAGCCGGTGCCTCAGGCTATCTGTTAAAAGGCCTGCCCAAAGAACAATTCCTGGCCCTGCTGACCGGCTTAAGTCAGGGCGAGTCTCCTCTTTCCCCCGGTCTGGCGGCCAAGGTACTCACGGAATTCGCCCGGCTGCACCAAGAACGGGATCTGGCGGATAGGGCCGCCGACAAGACCTCGTTATTGAGTTCCCAGCAAGTTGAAATCTTAAAGCTGGTGGCGCAGGGATTAACCTATAAGAAAATTGGCGGCATCGTCTATCTCAGCGAGGCTACCGTCAAATACCATATGGGAGAAATCATGAACCGTCTGCACCTGGAAAATCGCAGTCAGGTCATCGCCTTTGCCGCCGAACTGGGGCTGGCCGCCAAGAGAAAAAAATAACGCTACCGAACGCCAAATAACATACAGGCTAAGAAAATTTACGAAAAAGTATAGAAAATCTATACTTTTTTTGTGCAAATTTATCCCTTCGTCTAATGTGTTCCCGGTAGGGTTCTGCTATTTTAGTAAAAAGAAATATTGAAGAATGCCATTTTGATTTGAAAGTGGGTGAAACCTTGGAAACGGTGGAGGTCGTTTTTTGCGGCAACTCCGTCTATCTTTGCGGTTTGGCCGCCGGACTGCGACTAAACAAAAAGCTGCGCATCCGCCTGGTGGATAATACGTTAGATAAAGCCATGCCTGAACTAAAAATACTCCATCCCCATGTGGTCATTGCGGAAAGTCCCGCTCCCAGAGAGGTAAACACCCTGCAAAACACCCATCCCGGCCTGCTTCTGATCGGCATTGACGCGGCAACTGATTCGCTCAGAATCTTTGCCGTTGAACAGCCAGTCTTCTCTGTGGAAAAGCTGGGACAAGTCATTTTCCAGTATACGAAAAGAAATGGCCATTTCGAACCAAATTGCGAATTTGCCAATAAGAGAGGAGAAAATGATGAAAAATAAAATTTCGCGCCATACAAAACGAATCGTCGCCAAGCTTACCCTGTTAGTCCTGGCGGCCGCTCCGGCGTACGCCGCCGTGCCGCCTGACAGCGGCGCGGCTCTCGGCAGCGTGAAGCCGCATCGTCAATCGAATATTATTGAATAATTATTGGGTAAATAATTACATCTTAGTAAATTTTGAAGATTTTTAGGCAATTTTGAAGATTTTTGTAATTTTATGAAGGAAAAAATTACAATGAGAAGAAAATTTATTAAATGGATTTATATTTGGTAAATTTATCAAACTTTTTCCGGAAGGTAATGCCTGGTTCCATTCCAAATATAAAGCTTTTCCTACCGCCTAAATCTGGCCGGCGGGCGACCGTCTCCTGAAGGCTTGGCGCTCTTTCCAAATTTATTATGGAA
This window of the Methylomusa anaerophila genome carries:
- a CDS encoding bifunctional metallophosphatase/5'-nucleotidase, with translation MFIPKKQKVFSAFILSLIISFVLAFNGIAFAAVNGDTIALTVLTVNDFHGAIADKGTGKDPGAAKLAAFLKQEKAKDPTGTLLLSAGDMFQGSADSNLVYGKSIVEVMNSVGFDAMSLGNHEFDWGIDTLMKMKAQANFPWGAANIKSSNGQLPAFARPSVLTPVPYIFVTRENLKIGIIPLATPETAFKANPKIVGQYRFEEPSATVKDLAQKLRSKGAQVIIVLSHLGADQNSTTQQITGEAADLANKLPVGTVDAIVTGHTHTAVAGTVNNIPMVQALNNGQRVGKILLNYSKAQGKVISSTPTLMNLTTMTLTGDRTAQAIVDKYAAQIAPIKNTVLGSTKYDLTHDRYGSNVSLLGEWATDVMRAAVGADFAFQNGGGLRTTIYAGNVTVGNMYEVMPFDNTLNTMDMTGAQIIQVLDYGIKNTTIGMLQFSGANVVYDGSRPAGSRIVSVTMPDGSQINTAKKYKVVTNDFMATGGDGYTTFKQASNIVETGVPVRDTLSDAVKKAGQIAFTGDNRLTIK
- a CDS encoding cytochrome ubiquinol oxidase subunit I; this translates as MSELLLARWQFGITSVYHFLFVPMTLGLTIFIAILETMYVRTGNELYKQQTKFWGKLFLINFIMGVVTGIVQEFHFGMNWSEYSRFMGDIFGAPLAMEALTAFYLESTFLGLWIFGWDRLPKALHALSIWMVAFASNLSAFWILVANSFMQSPVGYAINNGRAEMTNFAALLTNPYAWHQFAHVLFSGMVTAGVFVVAISAWQLLRQSYPDFFRTSMKFGLAWAVAGLLLVMGTGHLQAQFMGKAQPMKLAAAEALWETANPAPFGVAAVIDETKKTNPFEIKIPNALSLLMYNSPAGEVKGIKDIEKEYIAKYGPGNYVPPVTPVFWSFRIMIAAGGIMILMLLLAAYFAKKGTLATTPWLLKGLIWMLPLPYIANSTGWFLTETGRQPWIVFGLQRVDQAVSPAVGAGSIWISLIGFTLVYGLLAAAAVYLVQKFAKQGPVDTPLTPVQPITKGATLWN
- a CDS encoding Rrf2 family transcriptional regulator; the protein is MQLNQAADYAFRVVLHLSRLPPGRGVSFASPATDEKHEHGGIGK
- a CDS encoding response regulator — translated: MRILLVDDHPLFMDGLKDLLTANDIEVTGTATNIRDAVLKARATRPDVILMDVQMPGGDGIEAARLVKAEFPEIRIVMLTVSQNDKHLFEAIKAGASGYLLKGLPKEQFLALLTGLSQGESPLSPGLAAKVLTEFARLHQERDLADRAADKTSLLSSQQVEILKLVAQGLTYKKIGGIVYLSEATVKYHMGEIMNRLHLENRSQVIAFAAELGLAAKRKK
- a CDS encoding sensor histidine kinase, with translation MSAVTTFAPVDNIILYLGIAAVFEALAVYLLQFRKTPGAMMLVYCQLCKGIWIAAKVFCGMSPDLPTKLFWARFTEWMPLLLIYFWFEFIWEVSRPQEKFAAAVRYAIRGITAGLVLVIGFDSPLGWYYGPITLDGQLLTIAFGPAAWVTMVFCYALNLISLGLSVRWIYSTQGLRRQQAVVLAVTPLFNFIGHILSYTLNLQAVSPQIVGQLLSACYITWVFYRWRVYSILPLAQDAVTHDMIDGLVVVDEKGYIVDLNPAAQAILTGLPAVVGEPFQKVAAAWPALSGIGDGDRPETREASREYNTEHFFYQLRSLPLTTPQGNPLGKTILLKDITRQKQDEKKMLEAEKALSILTERERLGRELHDGHGQLWSYFQVQVEAVRSQLEKNNPVQAGMLLDKLANNMQGMHVDIRESITGLQLAGTAEQGIWQSLEEYLQWFKQNYEIAATLTISQEFIPGLLPPTTEVQLLRIIQEALTNIRKHANARQVSITITASGGRVDIEVVDDGSGFDMAAAMAKKGRFGLKIMQERADEIGATLRIKTKPKVGTWLSLQIPVTDGKEMVV